Proteins co-encoded in one Candidatus Hydrogenedentota bacterium genomic window:
- a CDS encoding tyrosine-type recombinase/integrase: MESGYDIRTVQELLGRKDVKTTMIYTHVLIRGGKGVKSPVDDL; the protein is encoded by the coding sequence GGAAAGCGGCTACGACATTCGGACCGTCCAAGAACTTCTCGGTCGCAAGGACGTGAAGACCACCATGATTTACACCCATGTCCTGATCCGGGGAGGCAAGGGCGTCAAGAGTCCGGTGGACGATTTGTAG
- a CDS encoding DUF669 domain-containing protein encodes METTGYPQNEHEDIDLSQFDDDYDSAEVEDREFDTVPDGKYQVMVEHVELSRAKSSGNPMLKWTLKILAPTHAGRLLWRNNVMASKENIKWLKNDLHTCGLELEKLSDLPERLNDLLDLTLEVTKRTRGENENIYLNRRIEIDVNDGEPARDAKGDLIPF; translated from the coding sequence ATGGAAACAACCGGCTACCCCCAGAACGAACACGAAGACATAGACCTCAGCCAGTTCGATGACGACTACGATAGCGCTGAGGTCGAAGACCGGGAGTTTGATACCGTGCCCGACGGCAAGTACCAGGTGATGGTGGAACACGTCGAACTGTCTCGGGCCAAGTCCTCAGGCAACCCCATGCTCAAATGGACGCTGAAGATTCTCGCGCCCACTCACGCGGGACGTCTGCTGTGGCGCAACAACGTCATGGCGTCCAAGGAAAACATCAAGTGGCTGAAGAACGATCTGCACACCTGCGGTCTCGAACTCGAGAAATTGTCCGACCTGCCGGAGCGTCTCAATGACCTGCTCGACTTGACGCTGGAGGTTACGAAGCGCACCCGCGGGGAGAATGAGAATATTTATCTCAACCGGCGTATCGAGATTGACGTCAACGATGGCGAACCTGCACGGGACGCCAAAGGCGATCTCATCCCCTTCTGA
- a CDS encoding ATP-binding protein, with product MKLPTAKTPPKSTLNDVSILLYGPSKIGKSTFASQAPEAIFLATEPGLNALEVYQQPITSWPEFLEVCAELAKGEHPFKTVVIDTIDVLYRLCADHICQKRGIEHESDGSHGKIYGLIKNEIYRVLTKLAHLPYGLILISHSQDRDLETRTGTVTRTVPTLSESFRQIVIGLVDLILYCDIEAVQNENGQRVCRRVIRTKPSPNYDAGDRFGRLPEIIPLDFPAFAEAFENNNQHGTSAGAGQPNPVPAAKTAKTGK from the coding sequence ATGAAATTGCCGACCGCGAAAACACCCCCCAAAAGTACGCTGAACGATGTGTCCATTCTGCTCTATGGCCCGTCGAAGATAGGGAAGAGCACCTTCGCATCGCAGGCGCCCGAAGCCATCTTCCTGGCAACGGAGCCCGGCCTGAACGCCCTCGAAGTCTATCAGCAGCCTATCACGTCCTGGCCCGAGTTTCTCGAAGTCTGCGCTGAACTCGCGAAGGGAGAACACCCGTTCAAGACGGTGGTCATTGACACGATTGATGTGCTCTACCGCCTCTGTGCCGACCATATCTGCCAGAAGCGCGGCATCGAGCACGAGTCCGACGGCTCTCACGGCAAGATTTACGGACTAATTAAAAATGAAATCTACCGGGTACTGACCAAGCTGGCGCATCTACCATACGGCCTGATCCTCATCAGCCATTCCCAGGACCGTGACCTGGAAACCCGGACCGGCACCGTCACACGGACAGTACCAACACTTTCCGAATCCTTCCGGCAGATCGTCATCGGCCTGGTGGACCTGATTCTCTATTGTGACATCGAGGCGGTGCAGAATGAGAATGGGCAGCGCGTATGCCGCCGTGTTATCCGCACCAAACCCAGCCCGAATTACGATGCCGGCGACCGCTTCGGCCGCCTGCCGGAGATCATACCCCTGGATTTCCCCGCATTCGCGGAAGCCTTTGAAAACAATAACCAGCATGGTACGTCGGCGGGAGCCGGCCAACCAAACCCAGTCCCGGCCGCCAAAACGGCGAAGACCGGCAAGTAA
- a CDS encoding PD-(D/E)XK nuclease family protein encodes MSEKMQTTYSMWSKFRNCRKACEWRYLQHLAPLERDHNLAFGSVIHGCLECWHQHQDLNRVIAFIDRTYPERAGDEKQRADWHLATAMMTGYASRYPGEDFEVVALEKTFEGNIINPATGASSRSFTLAGKVDGIVRQDGKYFLLEHKTASQIDSGYLERLWTDFQIHLYAWYVEKALGWRISGVVYNILAKAKLRQRQGETEAEYEARRAELIANSKTGKTSAKRKIPETDAEFQERLVDWYAQPDAFHRELLYIPRDRFDTLRAELWELTRSFLDARRRGVFYQNTSQCFTYGRPCPYFALCRSNGSPNVIENLYQHVPPNTELAETTEDIPVF; translated from the coding sequence ATGAGCGAAAAAATGCAGACTACCTATTCCATGTGGTCCAAGTTTCGTAACTGTCGGAAAGCCTGTGAATGGCGCTATCTCCAACACCTGGCGCCACTCGAACGGGACCACAATCTGGCTTTCGGCTCGGTTATACACGGCTGTCTGGAATGCTGGCATCAGCATCAGGACTTGAACCGTGTGATCGCGTTCATCGACCGTACCTATCCGGAACGCGCCGGTGACGAAAAGCAACGTGCCGACTGGCACCTGGCCACGGCGATGATGACCGGCTATGCCAGCCGGTATCCCGGGGAGGACTTCGAGGTTGTTGCCTTGGAGAAAACCTTTGAGGGAAACATTATCAACCCGGCGACAGGCGCTTCCTCCCGCAGTTTCACGCTCGCGGGCAAGGTAGACGGCATTGTCAGGCAGGACGGCAAGTACTTTCTGCTCGAACACAAAACGGCCTCGCAGATCGACTCCGGTTATCTGGAGCGGCTCTGGACGGACTTCCAGATTCATCTGTATGCCTGGTACGTGGAGAAGGCCCTGGGCTGGCGTATCAGCGGTGTTGTTTACAACATCCTGGCAAAGGCGAAACTGCGGCAGCGCCAGGGCGAGACCGAGGCGGAATACGAGGCGCGCCGCGCGGAACTCATCGCCAATTCAAAGACCGGCAAGACAAGCGCGAAACGCAAAATACCCGAGACCGACGCTGAATTCCAGGAGCGCCTTGTGGACTGGTATGCCCAACCGGACGCCTTCCACCGCGAACTGCTCTATATCCCCCGTGACCGTTTCGACACGCTGCGCGCGGAACTGTGGGAGTTGACCCGCTCCTTTCTTGACGCGCGCCGTCGCGGCGTCTTTTACCAGAACACGTCGCAATGCTTCACCTATGGCCGCCCCTGCCCCTACTTCGCACTCTGCCGGTCAAACGGCAGCCCCAACGTAATCGAAAACTTGTACCAGCATGTCCCGCCCAACACCGAGTTGGCCGAAACCACGGAAGACATTCCCGTCTTCTAA
- a CDS encoding sigma-70 family RNA polymerase sigma factor, translated as MPFTNQYDELGDYARDLIKNKARQIIGKAGFRASDLEDIEQELALDLIIRLPKYDPLRARQSTFMARIVEHKISSLISERYAQCRDWRRCQTSLDEPTSSNGASNEETLGAQMSDTAADTPENTEILVDIQAALETLPDDMRDLWERLLRGNVRQVAQDLGLSRTTPYSRIKKLRQLLVEAGLDEYLT; from the coding sequence ATGCCTTTCACGAATCAATACGACGAACTGGGCGACTATGCCCGAGACCTCATCAAGAACAAAGCGCGACAGATCATTGGCAAGGCCGGCTTTAGGGCCTCGGACCTCGAAGACATCGAGCAGGAACTCGCGCTGGACTTGATCATCCGGCTGCCGAAGTATGACCCCCTTCGCGCGCGCCAATCCACCTTTATGGCGCGCATCGTCGAACACAAGATATCCTCGCTCATCTCTGAGCGATACGCGCAGTGCCGGGATTGGCGACGATGTCAAACTTCGCTTGACGAACCCACCAGTAGCAACGGCGCCTCGAACGAGGAAACACTCGGTGCACAGATGTCGGACACCGCTGCCGACACGCCAGAAAACACAGAAATCCTGGTAGATATACAGGCGGCACTCGAAACGTTGCCCGACGATATGCGCGACCTGTGGGAGCGTCTGCTGCGCGGCAATGTCCGACAGGTAGCGCAAGACTTGGGACTCTCGCGCACAACCCCATACAGCCGCATCAAGAAGCTTCGGCAGTTATTGGTTGAGGCCGGCTTGGACGAATACCTGACCTGA
- a CDS encoding ImmA/IrrE family metallo-endopeptidase: MELLGLYAGRYGMDDSTAIPVDMVVESTLGLTLELDDLSKRLGAQDILGATWIQSKTVVIDQSLEPSENPAMEGRFNFTLAHEAGHWVMHAHQIADIPEQATLFDISTAPSIVCRSSQRKESMEWQADRFASYLLMPEDRIMNFWREIRGGLDQYMAFEEIEAIKAQSEYPIPVTQVAKDMAEHFRVSGQAMQIRLEGLKLILAEHPEPDLFSG; this comes from the coding sequence ATGGAACTGCTTGGGCTGTATGCCGGCCGGTACGGGATGGATGATTCGACTGCCATTCCTGTTGACATGGTGGTCGAGAGTACCTTGGGGTTGACCCTTGAGTTAGACGATCTTTCCAAGCGTCTTGGGGCTCAGGATATTCTTGGCGCTACATGGATTCAGTCGAAAACGGTTGTTATCGATCAGTCCTTGGAGCCCTCGGAGAATCCAGCAATGGAGGGGCGTTTCAACTTTACCCTCGCCCACGAGGCTGGGCATTGGGTTATGCATGCTCATCAGATTGCGGATATCCCGGAACAGGCAACACTATTCGACATCTCAACGGCCCCATCCATCGTGTGCCGCAGCAGTCAACGGAAAGAATCAATGGAGTGGCAGGCAGATCGTTTCGCTAGCTACCTTCTGATGCCCGAAGACCGCATCATGAATTTCTGGCGGGAAATTCGCGGCGGACTGGACCAATACATGGCCTTCGAAGAGATCGAGGCCATCAAAGCCCAGTCGGAGTATCCAATCCCTGTTACCCAGGTTGCGAAAGATATGGCAGAACACTTCCGGGTCTCCGGACAGGCGATGCAAATCCGTCTTGAAGGGCTGAAACTCATATTGGCGGAACACCCCGAACCGGACCTCTTCTCCGGTTAA
- a CDS encoding helix-turn-helix transcriptional regulator encodes MPGNKAFGNRIRGLREEKRKTDPSFSLRQFAEKVGISPTFLCKVETGEFDPPSAENIKRMANLLDCDADELLALAGKVDPALSDIIKDKPKVLADFLRVASGRSEAEIRRLTEQMLKKDEVKEK; translated from the coding sequence ATGCCCGGTAATAAGGCATTCGGGAACCGGATACGCGGTCTGCGCGAAGAGAAGCGAAAGACGGACCCCAGTTTTTCCTTGCGGCAATTTGCTGAGAAGGTAGGCATCAGCCCGACCTTTTTGTGCAAGGTCGAAACCGGTGAGTTTGATCCGCCGAGTGCGGAAAATATCAAGCGCATGGCCAATCTGTTGGATTGCGATGCGGATGAATTGCTGGCGCTGGCCGGCAAGGTTGATCCCGCGTTGTCGGACATCATCAAGGACAAACCTAAAGTGCTGGCCGATTTTCTACGTGTTGCCAGCGGCCGTAGTGAGGCCGAAATACGAAGATTGACTGAGCAAATGCTCAAGAAAGATGAGGTGAAGGAGAAGTAA
- a CDS encoding DUF2924 domain-containing protein, giving the protein MTLNIQEEVARLNDMTVGQLQREFLRLTGEGTKANNKVYLVKRIAWRKQVLVEGDISERARLRAAELANEADLRVRAPRGTFDPPRPAEPERTFRHPFTPRDNRLPALGGILRRNYKGTDIEVRVIKQGFRCNGKTYKSLSAIAREVTGTNWNGFDFFGLKR; this is encoded by the coding sequence ATGACGCTGAACATCCAGGAAGAGGTCGCACGGCTCAATGATATGACCGTAGGGCAACTGCAACGAGAATTCCTGCGGTTGACTGGCGAAGGGACCAAGGCCAACAACAAGGTCTATCTTGTAAAGCGCATCGCTTGGCGCAAACAAGTGCTCGTGGAGGGGGATATCTCCGAAAGAGCGCGTCTGCGTGCTGCGGAACTTGCTAACGAAGCCGACCTGCGCGTGCGGGCGCCGCGCGGCACGTTCGACCCACCTCGACCCGCAGAGCCGGAACGCACCTTTAGGCACCCTTTCACCCCTCGGGACAATCGGCTTCCTGCGTTAGGTGGAATCCTGAGGCGAAACTACAAGGGCACGGATATCGAGGTGCGTGTTATCAAGCAAGGATTTCGCTGCAATGGTAAAACTTACAAGTCCTTATCAGCCATTGCACGTGAAGTCACGGGCACGAACTGGAATGGTTTTGACTTCTTCGGACTGAAGCGATAA